CCGACGCTTACAAGCAAAACTACAATTACAAGATAAACATAAAAGCGAAGACTTTTAAAAGTTATAACGATTATAAGTATATTTACCAGTCATTCGACAATGCTGAATCGTTACAGTTTGATATTATTAAGGCGCCTAATTATAAAAAGGCAATCAATAAACTAATTGATAACTATGATAGATACGGGTTAACACTTGAAAACTTGAATGATAGAAAAGACTTTAATAGCTTATTTAATTATGAAAACGAAATACTTAAATATAGAAAGAGTATTGAAAATTGCTTTATGTGTGGTTTGCCTTGTGTTATTAACTTTTCAGTTGATGAAATTGATATATTGAAAGATTTAAAAAAACTGATTAAAAATTTGTATTCATGCGAGGTTATAACCCATAAAGATATATTCGATAATGTCCAAACAATTTGGAAACTATTATAATACTTTACCAGCCGTTTATGACGGCTGTTTTTTTATGTTCGATCGTGTGTACATTATTTAGCGTGTAATTGCTATTATAATAGCGTTAAATAAATTATCGTAGTTACCTACAAGGGAGGGATAACAGCGTATATAGTGCTACACACAAGCGTTTGTAGCAAGATTTAATACAAATGTATAACTCTAAATTTAAATATTTTAGATATTAGCATTACATAGCGATGTTAATAAATATACAAGCTCAAAAGCTCATATTTGAGTTTTAACGGGGTTTAACCAATCAGGGTATACCCCTAGGTAAAATGAAATACTGATTTTATAACGAGGTTTTAAAGGTGGTATAAGCTGTTTCAAACGAATTGTAATAGTGTTTTTCTGCTTGTTATTAAGTGGTTTATATACTGGTTTATGGCTTTACTATACATATAATAAGTAATAACGCTTTTGGTGGGAGGTTGTCTCATCGGGGTTCGGTATAAATAATCATAGAATGGAGATTGATGAGATCACAATTAAAAATTCCTATATAACAGCGAATAATAAATTAGACGGGGAAATTACTCTATATAACAGAAATTTTCAAAAATCACGGGGAAAGGTATTGTCAATTCAAGAAAGATAAATTATAATATAAATATAGATAAAGTGATTATAATTAACTTAATGAGGGAGTGAAAGTTATGTCATCAAATGTAGTAAAAATTAGTGAGCTTACAAGATCTTCATCAGCTTATGAAACAATTAATGATTTCGTTAGCGAAATTGGTATTAATTCAGCTGCAACTAAAAAAGCTTATCAGCAAGACCTTTTACAATTTTGTAATAGCAATTTAGGATCAGCCAATGTGCGTATTGATGCTGTAGTTAATTCACTCACTCGAAAAAAGCTAGTCGAATATAGAAATACTTTGGCTGAAAAATTTAAATTACAACCTAATTCAATAAATAGAAAAGTAACAGTATTAAAAGAATTCGCTAAATACTTATATAATTTGGGGTATGATATTAACTTAAATAGCCTTAATACTATAACAAAATTAAAAGCCACTAAAAATTCTTATGAAGTACTGTCATATGATGAGGCAATAAGAATAATAGAATGGTTTAGAGATAATGAAAGAGAAGAGGCATTAGCTAAGTACTATTATGCTTTATTAGCATTTGATACAGGTATAAGAGCAGAAGCTCTTAATACTTTGACTCCTCAGTCATTTGTTTGGAAAGATAAAGAGGTTTTAATAAAAGGAATAGATAAAGGAAATAAGTCGTTTACTAAAAGTATATCTGTAGAATTTGCAAATGAAATATTTGATAATTTAAACCTTCATAATCATAAAGACGACAATAATCCTATATTTAATTTCTCCAGTGCTCTTAGGTACAAAATGATGAAAAGGGCTAAGAAAGCTTTAGGGTGGAATAATAGAAATATTACTTTTCATAGCTTTAAAAAGGGTGCAGTTAATTATGCGTTCGACTCTACTAAAGATATTCAAATTGCAAGGGAAGTAGGGTGTCATTCAAGTATTGTCACAACTCAAATTTATTTAGATGATAATAAAAAATTATTTCAAGGTGCTATATCTAAACAACAAAAACTTAGCAGTAGTGACGTTAATTTAGCAGATTATTCTAAGGATCAATTGTTGGAAGCACTTAAAGATTTGCCAGAAGCTATGAATATTATGTTAAAGGAAGCATTAATAAAACAAAATATATAATAAATTCACGGTTACGGTAGACATTTCTTCCAATTTATAGTTTACTTGAGGTGTACCAAAAATGATACGATATACTGGTTTTGTCTAATAGATATAACTTTTAGATTGGTTTTTGATATACCTTGAGTAAAAGTACTACGGGTTTTAATGTCATTATTAGTGACAGATTAATATTTTGAAGAGCAATTCCAAAAAAGAGTTTTAATAAAATAACAACATATAAAAACAATAAAAGTAAATCATAAAACCGAAAAATCAAAAATCAAATTTTAACAAAAAGAAAAGGTGGTCAGCTTGGACAAACAACAAGCATTTAAAGATTTAATTACTGAACTTAAAAATAAAAATACTGATGAATACATCAATAAAATAACAGACAACTTAGAGCAGAAATTTAAGATTCCTGTTGGTGTCACTAGATCCTTCACTGCAAGAAATATCGATAAAAAATTTTTTGAAAAGACGGATATAAGATTAATAAGCCTATTTGTTCTAGAGGCACTAGAGGTCATGAATAGGGAAAAATTCATTGATGAAATATTCACTAAAGGCGAAATTAATGAAATTAAACAGTATGATTTCCATGCTTATAATCAACAGGATGCTATCAAACTTCCTTATACTTTTCAACCTTGTATACCAGTAAATACAGTATATTCAACTAAAATCTCAGTTAAAGAAATATCGGAATTCGTAAATGCAGGTATTATTAATTACAATTTCGATATTCAACGTGAGGCAAAACTAGAAATAAGAACTAATAAAATTGTAAAAAATCCCACTTTAAATAGAAGAAATATTAAAGAAATGGAAAATCTTTTATTGAAAGATGCATTAAAAGAAAGTACTCTTTATTTTAATGCTGCGCCGTTGACTTCACATGACGGTGATGAGTTGGTATATGATCCTAATGACTTTAGTTTAACTATTACAGAAGGAACTAGAATAGATGTTATAGATGGTTTTCACCGTGTACTAGCAGCTCAGAATGCATATAGAATCAATCCTTCGATTGAGTTTGAATTTAACGTAGTATTTAGTAATTTCACAACTTCTGAAGCAATAAATTGGCAATCGCAGCATAGTAAAGCTACACCATGGTCTAGAAATAGGGTTGCAGAACTTCAACAAGAATCAAGAGGTGCACGAATTATTAAAGCAATCAAGGCTAAAGATATTGAATTCGAAAAATTAATTACTTCTGGCGCCAGATTAAATTACTCAATTGGATTAGTATCGTTTAAGAAATTAGCAGAATTTATAGATGAGTTATTCACTGTAGAAAACCGCAGTGAAGAAGTTAAAGTTTCAGAAGAAATAGCACAA
The sequence above is a segment of the Staphylococcus hyicus genome. Coding sequences within it:
- a CDS encoding ParB N-terminal domain-containing protein, yielding MVSLDKQQAFKDLITELKNKNTDEYINKITDNLEQKFKIPVGVTRSFTARNIDKKFFEKTDIRLISLFVLEALEVMNREKFIDEIFTKGEINEIKQYDFHAYNQQDAIKLPYTFQPCIPVNTVYSTKISVKEISEFVNAGIINYNFDIQREAKLEIRTNKIVKNPTLNRRNIKEMENLLLKDALKESTLYFNAAPLTSHDGDELVYDPNDFSLTITEGTRIDVIDGFHRVLAAQNAYRINPSIEFEFNVVFSNFTTSEAINWQSQHSKATPWSRNRVAELQQESRGARIIKAIKAKDIEFEKLITSGARLNYSIGLVSFKKLAEFIDELFTVENRSEEVKVSEEIAQLLLSINEIKQVSSWNTQLFIYGCLKEYVEDFNRDTDAYLQHLQKLYKALINNKVNLNVDTNLSENTIKREAYNQLKQLQKELD
- a CDS encoding tyrosine-type recombinase/integrase: MSSNVVKISELTRSSSAYETINDFVSEIGINSAATKKAYQQDLLQFCNSNLGSANVRIDAVVNSLTRKKLVEYRNTLAEKFKLQPNSINRKVTVLKEFAKYLYNLGYDINLNSLNTITKLKATKNSYEVLSYDEAIRIIEWFRDNEREEALAKYYYALLAFDTGIRAEALNTLTPQSFVWKDKEVLIKGIDKGNKSFTKSISVEFANEIFDNLNLHNHKDDNNPIFNFSSALRYKMMKRAKKALGWNNRNITFHSFKKGAVNYAFDSTKDIQIAREVGCHSSIVTTQIYLDDNKKLFQGAISKQQKLSSSDVNLADYSKDQLLEALKDLPEAMNIMLKEALIKQNI